A genomic stretch from Megachile rotundata isolate GNS110a chromosome 1, iyMegRotu1, whole genome shotgun sequence includes:
- the LOC100878585 gene encoding dnaJ homolog subfamily B member 12 isoform X2: MDSNKDEAERCMELAERYLREKKYEEAEKFVRKAQKLYPTKKAEDVLAKVTMLSKQNQKSDGEPTVRKRQTTTKETTYTQVSTDYSKEQLEYVKRIKKCKDYYEILGVSKEATDSDIKKAYKKLALQLHPDKNKAPGAAEAFKAIGNAVAILTDVEKRKQYDMYGPEEERIQNVQARQNHAHYNYTRGFETDITAEELFNMFFGGGFPQQEFYTRRSGRWARQADAQAQHAHSQQANGYTTFLQMLPVLLLILLTMMSSFFISDPVYSLHSNAILRIFKSVYFCVKMIVCTF; this comes from the exons ATGGATAGCAATAAAGATGAGGCAGAACGGTGTATGGAACTCGCTGAAAGATACTTGCGAGAAAAGAAATATGAAGAGGCGGAAAAATTTGTACGTAAAGCACAGAAACTTTATCCGACAAAAAAAGCAGAAG ATGTATTAGCGAAAGTAACAATGCTTTCGAAACAAAATCAAAAGTCTGATGGTGAACCTACTGTCAGAAAACGTCAAACAACCACTAAAGAAACCACATATACTCAAGTTTCAACTGATTATTCAAAGGAACAACTTGAATATGTTAAAAG GATTAAAAAGTGCAAagattattatgaaattttagggGTAAGCAAGGAAGCAACAGATAGTGATATCAAGAAAGCATATAAAAAATTAGCACTTCAGTTACATCCAGACAAAAACAAAGCCCCAGGTGCTGCTGAAGCGTTTAAAG CTATTGGAAATGCTGTTGCTATTCTTACTGACgtggaaaaaagaaaacaatatgATATGTATGGTCCAGAAGAAGAAAGGATACAGAATGTTCAAGCTAGACAAAATCATGCACACTACAATTATACAAGAGGATTTGAAA cTGATATTACGGCAGAAGAGTTGTTTAATATGTTCTTTGGAGGTGGATTTCCACAACAGGAATTCTATACAAGACGTTCTGGAAGATGGGCAAGGCAGGCAGATGCACAAGCTCAGCATGCTCATTCTCAG caAGCAAATGGATATACCACATTCCTTCAGATGTTGcctgttttattattaatattattaactatgaTGAGCAGTTTCTTTATATCAGATCCTGTATATAGTTTGCACTCTAACGC TATCTTAAGAATTTTCAAGAGTGTGTACTTTTGtgtgaaaatgattgtatgcacattttaa
- the LOC100878585 gene encoding dnaJ homolog subfamily B member 12 isoform X1 gives MDSNKDEAERCMELAERYLREKKYEEAEKFVRKAQKLYPTKKAEDVLAKVTMLSKQNQKSDGEPTVRKRQTTTKETTYTQVSTDYSKEQLEYVKRIKKCKDYYEILGVSKEATDSDIKKAYKKLALQLHPDKNKAPGAAEAFKAIGNAVAILTDVEKRKQYDMYGPEEERIQNVQARQNHAHYNYTRGFETDITAEELFNMFFGGGFPQQEFYTRRSGRWARQADAQAQHAHSQQANGYTTFLQMLPVLLLILLTMMSSFFISDPVYSLHSNAKYSVLRTTQGLKVPYYVKENFHTEYQGSLRRLEISVEEEFLNNLRHACFREKSYRDTMMWKARNFGDQDLFFKAKNIDTPSCKKVQELQGA, from the exons ATGGATAGCAATAAAGATGAGGCAGAACGGTGTATGGAACTCGCTGAAAGATACTTGCGAGAAAAGAAATATGAAGAGGCGGAAAAATTTGTACGTAAAGCACAGAAACTTTATCCGACAAAAAAAGCAGAAG ATGTATTAGCGAAAGTAACAATGCTTTCGAAACAAAATCAAAAGTCTGATGGTGAACCTACTGTCAGAAAACGTCAAACAACCACTAAAGAAACCACATATACTCAAGTTTCAACTGATTATTCAAAGGAACAACTTGAATATGTTAAAAG GATTAAAAAGTGCAAagattattatgaaattttagggGTAAGCAAGGAAGCAACAGATAGTGATATCAAGAAAGCATATAAAAAATTAGCACTTCAGTTACATCCAGACAAAAACAAAGCCCCAGGTGCTGCTGAAGCGTTTAAAG CTATTGGAAATGCTGTTGCTATTCTTACTGACgtggaaaaaagaaaacaatatgATATGTATGGTCCAGAAGAAGAAAGGATACAGAATGTTCAAGCTAGACAAAATCATGCACACTACAATTATACAAGAGGATTTGAAA cTGATATTACGGCAGAAGAGTTGTTTAATATGTTCTTTGGAGGTGGATTTCCACAACAGGAATTCTATACAAGACGTTCTGGAAGATGGGCAAGGCAGGCAGATGCACAAGCTCAGCATGCTCATTCTCAG caAGCAAATGGATATACCACATTCCTTCAGATGTTGcctgttttattattaatattattaactatgaTGAGCAGTTTCTTTATATCAGATCCTGTATATAGTTTGCACTCTAACGC aaaatattctgtccTGAGAACAACTCAAGGATTAAAGGTGCCATACTATGTCAAAGAAAACTTTCATACTGAATATCAAGGCAGTTTACGTAGGCTAGAAATTTCTGTTGAAGAAGAGTTCCTGAATAATTTGAGACATGCCTGCTTCAGAGAGAAGAGTTATA GGGATACAATGATGTGGAAAGCAAGAAATTTTGGAGACCaagatttatttttcaaagcTAAAAATATTGACACACCTTCATGTAAAAAGGTACAAGAATTACAAGGAGCATAG